A single region of the Acetivibrio cellulolyticus CD2 genome encodes:
- a CDS encoding respiratory chain complex I subunit 1 family protein: MRIAIAVTLFIILGPLVGGLLSGIDRIISARMQGRVGPPLLQPFYDVLKLVKKETLIVNKSQNFYVFAFLVVIIFTGCLFFAGEDLLLVVFALTLASIFLVLAGFSTSSPYSHIGAERELIQMMSYEPMVIIMTVGMYMVTKSFYVSSIVSFDKPLIVYLPGVFLGFLYILTIKFRKSPFDLSMSHHAHQEIVRGITTEFSGKKLAMIEIAHWYENVFLLGFVYMFFGSNPVVAIIATLLTFFLEIFIDNSNARAKWEFTMGSSWIVAIVLGMGNIVVLNFIR, from the coding sequence TTGAGAATCGCAATTGCTGTTACATTATTTATAATATTAGGGCCTTTGGTAGGTGGATTGCTATCGGGCATAGACAGAATTATTTCTGCAAGAATGCAGGGAAGAGTAGGGCCACCATTACTTCAGCCTTTTTATGATGTTTTAAAATTAGTGAAAAAGGAAACTCTTATAGTTAATAAGTCGCAGAATTTTTATGTATTTGCTTTCTTAGTAGTAATTATCTTTACGGGTTGCCTGTTTTTTGCAGGAGAAGATTTACTGCTGGTAGTTTTTGCACTGACTCTTGCAAGTATATTTCTTGTTTTGGCAGGTTTTTCGACATCGTCTCCATATAGTCATATTGGTGCTGAAAGGGAATTAATTCAGATGATGTCCTATGAGCCGATGGTGATTATTATGACAGTTGGTATGTATATGGTCACAAAGAGCTTTTATGTTTCGAGTATTGTGTCATTTGATAAGCCTTTGATAGTATATCTGCCAGGAGTTTTTCTAGGATTTCTTTATATATTGACAATAAAATTCAGGAAGTCTCCCTTTGACTTGTCAATGTCGCACCACGCACATCAGGAAATCGTAAGAGGGATAACTACAGAATTTTCAGGTAAGAAGCTGGCTATGATCGAAATTGCTCATTGGTATGAAAATGTATTTTTGTTGGGCTTTGTTTATATGTTTTTCGGAAGCAACCCTGTAGTGGCAATTATAGCTACTTTACTGACATTCTTCCTGGAGATATTTATAGATAACAGTAATGCAAGAGCAAAATGGGAGTTTACAATGGGTTCATCGTGGATTGTTGCCATAGTACTCGGAATGGGCAATATAGTTGTATTGAATTTTATTAGATAG
- a CDS encoding NADH-quinone oxidoreductase subunit B family protein — protein MSSLAKSPWILHYDASSCNGCDIEVLACLTPMYDAERFGIINTGNPKHADIFVVTGSVNEQNIDVIKNLYNQMPDPKVVVAVGICAATGGIFSECYNIQGGIDKVLPVDVYVAGCAARPEAIIDGIVQAVGILEEKHKKMKNGKSLKEEGREKP, from the coding sequence ATGTCTTCTTTAGCAAAATCACCCTGGATTCTTCATTATGATGCATCCAGTTGCAATGGTTGTGATATTGAAGTGCTCGCATGTTTGACACCAATGTATGATGCAGAACGTTTTGGTATTATTAATACTGGGAATCCTAAGCATGCAGATATTTTTGTAGTAACGGGCTCTGTAAATGAGCAGAATATAGATGTTATAAAAAATCTTTATAACCAGATGCCGGATCCCAAGGTAGTCGTAGCTGTTGGAATTTGTGCTGCGACTGGTGGAATATTCAGTGAATGTTATAATATTCAGGGCGGCATTGACAAGGTTTTGCCTGTTGATGTTTATGTAGCAGGATGTGCTGCACGACCTGAAGCAATAATTGATGGCATTGTGCAGGCAGTTGGAATACTTGAAGAAAAGCACAAAAAGATGAAGAATGGCAAATCTTTAAAAGAAGAAGGTAGGGAAAAACCATGA
- a CDS encoding NADH-quinone oxidoreductase subunit C has protein sequence MSEKQEMREVTVDKLVSTVKNFSTQGYRLVQISCTKLNENLEINYSFDKDYEFVYLKLNVPMNAELPSVSEVYWSAMLYENEIHDLFGLKINGMAIDFKGNLYKTTVKTPFGSC, from the coding sequence ATGAGTGAAAAACAGGAAATGAGAGAAGTAACTGTCGATAAATTGGTCAGCACAGTGAAGAACTTTTCAACTCAAGGATATAGGCTGGTGCAGATAAGCTGTACCAAACTAAATGAAAATCTTGAAATCAACTATTCCTTTGACAAGGATTACGAATTTGTATACTTGAAGTTAAATGTCCCAATGAATGCCGAATTGCCAAGTGTTAGTGAAGTATACTGGAGTGCAATGTTATATGAAAACGAAATACATGACCTGTTTGGTTTAAAGATCAACGGGATGGCAATTGATTTTAAAGGAAATTTATATAAAACAACAGTAAAAACGCCTTTCGGCAGCTGTTAG
- a CDS encoding hydrogenase large subunit yields the protein MSKRTIIPFGPQHPVLPEPIHLDLVLEDEKVVEAIPSIGFVHRGLEKLVEKKDFIEYIYVAERICGICSFMHGMGYSQAIEQIMKIEVPERAVYLRTIWAEFSRLHSHMLWLGLLADAFGFENLFMHCWRVREKILDIIEETTGGRVIFGSCKVGGVRKDIDPVTLKRMSKFVVDLEKEIKEISSMFMNEYTVKHRLVGVGVLSKEDAHTLGAVGPMMRASGIAQDMRKLGYGAYSQLEFEPITRTNGDSYDRCAVRIDELFQSISLIRQAIDKIPDGPVDVKVTGNPDGEFFARLEQPRGEVIYYVKGNGTKFLDRVRVRTPTFANIPSLLKMLQGCDFADVPILILTIDPCISCTER from the coding sequence ATGTCAAAAAGAACCATTATCCCATTTGGACCACAGCACCCTGTTTTACCGGAACCGATTCATCTTGACCTGGTGCTGGAGGACGAAAAAGTAGTTGAAGCGATTCCATCAATTGGATTTGTGCATAGAGGGTTGGAAAAGCTTGTAGAGAAAAAGGATTTTATTGAGTATATTTATGTAGCTGAGAGAATATGCGGAATATGCAGCTTTATGCATGGAATGGGCTATTCCCAAGCTATTGAACAGATTATGAAAATAGAAGTGCCTGAACGTGCGGTATATTTGCGTACTATTTGGGCGGAGTTCTCAAGGCTTCACAGTCATATGCTATGGCTGGGGCTTTTGGCAGATGCTTTCGGATTTGAAAATCTGTTTATGCATTGCTGGAGGGTAAGAGAAAAGATATTAGATATAATAGAGGAAACTACAGGTGGAAGAGTAATTTTTGGCTCCTGTAAAGTTGGTGGTGTTAGAAAGGATATCGATCCTGTAACACTAAAAAGAATGAGTAAATTTGTAGTTGATCTGGAAAAGGAAATTAAAGAAATAAGCAGCATGTTTATGAACGAATACACTGTAAAACATAGATTGGTCGGTGTAGGTGTACTTTCAAAAGAAGATGCGCATACTTTAGGTGCTGTTGGACCTATGATGCGTGCAAGCGGTATAGCTCAGGATATGAGAAAATTGGGCTATGGTGCATACTCACAATTAGAGTTTGAACCAATTACACGCACAAATGGAGACAGCTATGACAGGTGTGCAGTTAGAATTGATGAGTTGTTTCAGTCAATAAGCCTGATAAGACAGGCAATTGATAAAATACCTGATGGCCCTGTTGATGTTAAAGTTACAGGAAATCCTGACGGAGAGTTCTTTGCTCGATTAGAGCAGCCAAGAGGTGAGGTTATATACTATGTTAAAGGTAACGGAACAAAATTCCTTGATAGGGTAAGAGTTCGTACACCAACATTTGCTAACATTCCTTCACTGCTTAAGATGCTTCAGGGTTGCGATTTTGCCGATGTACCTATTTTAATATTAACTATTGATCCATGTATTAGTTGTACGGAGAGGTGA
- a CDS encoding 4Fe-4S binding protein: MFAFNMAKTIFANLFRKPATLMYPVVKREFTRNTRGKVELNIETCVFCGICQKKCPTGAITVDRANKKWEIERFKCIACSYCVESCPKKCLAMGNEYSKPSATKDKEVFEDARVLDNATNS, from the coding sequence ATGTTTGCTTTTAATATGGCAAAAACAATCTTTGCTAATTTGTTTAGAAAACCAGCGACATTAATGTATCCTGTTGTAAAGCGTGAGTTTACACGCAATACTAGAGGGAAGGTAGAACTAAATATTGAAACTTGTGTATTTTGTGGAATATGCCAGAAAAAATGCCCTACAGGTGCTATTACAGTGGACAGAGCGAATAAGAAATGGGAGATTGAGCGCTTTAAATGCATAGCATGTAGTTATTGCGTGGAGTCTTGTCCAAAGAAGTGTCTTGCAATGGGCAATGAATATTCCAAACCAAGTGCAACAAAAGATAAGGAAGTATTTGAAGATGCACGAGTACTCGATAACGCAACAAATAGTTAA
- the hypA gene encoding hydrogenase maturation nickel metallochaperone HypA, with protein MHEYSITQQIVKIAEENAKSHGGVRIERIALVVGELSGFIGESIQMYFDILAKGTLAEGAQLDITYIKPQLKCTKCNTYFYRKRFSFECPECGGMGAPTDIGKAFYVKDIDICTE; from the coding sequence ATGCACGAGTACTCGATAACGCAACAAATAGTTAAGATAGCTGAAGAAAATGCAAAAAGTCATGGGGGTGTCAGAATTGAGCGGATTGCGCTGGTGGTCGGCGAATTGTCCGGTTTCATTGGGGAATCCATTCAAATGTATTTTGACATCCTTGCAAAGGGTACATTGGCTGAGGGGGCGCAATTAGATATAACCTACATTAAGCCGCAGTTAAAATGTACTAAGTGTAATACCTATTTTTACCGCAAGAGGTTCAGCTTTGAATGCCCTGAGTGCGGTGGGATGGGTGCACCTACAGATATCGGGAAAGCGTTCTATGTTAAGGATATTGATATTTGCACAGAGTAG
- the hypB gene encoding hydrogenase nickel incorporation protein HypB has product MELQKVEVVQNIYSENEKIAFSLKEKLSHMGIFAVNVLGSPGAGKTSTLKQIITRLPDVKSYVIEGDLESDIDTQTMRSIGVDTYQINTGGACHLDAPILQSALEKLDPKEKGLLFIENIGNLVCTAEFVIGEHVKMLICSVAEGSDKPYKYPIIFENADVIILNKSDLKPYVDFDDKFFYDGIAALNKNAPVFEVCAKTGEGFDKVVQWINKVRI; this is encoded by the coding sequence ATGGAACTTCAAAAAGTTGAAGTGGTACAGAATATTTACAGTGAAAACGAGAAGATTGCCTTTTCTTTAAAGGAAAAGCTCAGTCATATGGGGATTTTTGCTGTTAATGTTTTAGGTTCGCCTGGAGCTGGTAAGACCTCAACATTAAAACAAATTATTACCAGATTGCCTGATGTTAAATCCTATGTTATAGAAGGTGATTTGGAATCGGATATTGATACACAAACAATGAGATCAATTGGGGTTGATACCTATCAGATAAACACTGGTGGGGCATGCCATTTAGATGCGCCTATACTCCAATCCGCGTTAGAAAAACTTGACCCAAAGGAAAAAGGTCTTCTGTTTATTGAGAACATTGGAAATTTGGTATGTACTGCAGAGTTTGTTATAGGAGAGCATGTCAAAATGCTTATATGTTCTGTTGCTGAGGGAAGTGACAAGCCATATAAGTATCCGATAATTTTTGAAAATGCCGATGTGATTATACTGAATAAAAGTGACTTAAAACCTTATGTAGATTTTGATGATAAGTTTTTTTATGATGGTATTGCAGCTTTAAATAAAAATGCTCCTGTTTTTGAAGTATGTGCAAAGACCGGAGAAGGGTTCGATAAGGTTGTACAATGGATAAACAAGGTAAGGATTTAA
- the hypF gene encoding carbamoyltransferase HypF — protein sequence MDKQGKDLTKVYKIRIWGTVQGVGFRPFVHRMAKEHNLGGFVSNDGASVLIVVRAEEKQLIDFVEGIRVKKPQSSDIVSLDVTEMICGCVDLASCSEIKEDECLRDIDFNHFKIDLSSDNPDSQVFITPDLAMCDNCLKDLYEVGNLRYLHPFISCMECGPRYSIMESIPYDRGNTTMSDFSMCSSCSNEYKSIKDRRYHAQTISCHQCGPQLKFRKTESQDDITGPEAFRSALGILRQGGVLAVKGIGGFHLCCSPFDTDSVEMLRELKGREEKPFAVMFDDVEQVEKYCIVTDEEKKQLLSRERPIVLLRRRESDISKAVFKSSRFLGCFLPYTPLHKMIINSLGPLVMTSANLSGEPIITDNDRMMSLDSERLSGVLYNERRILTGIDDSVLKVSPGNGIQFIRRARGFVPLPVYLGERARNCRPILACGSDLKNSFCLTQNGYAYLSQYGGDLEEVGNYIAYKQNINRLKELLRINPKKLCCDLHPGYQSSKFAREYGVDVLEVQHHYAHILSVMAENNLSHNVIGVAFDGTGYGTDGNMWGGEFLIASPVGFKRAGHLMYVPMLGGDSSVKEAWKTGYSYLYSAGLEARIDDERWPVIKAALTYNVNKVMSSSMGRFFDAVSFLAGIKDYASFEGECAILLENHASDYISSYKKPGIFGKYNAEQPDEWYKPYNYDIIDMNGTFVGNMNRCIRQIVTKSMDGVEKAVIAWRFHMTIIDYILNMCTRIRELFKINDVALSGGVFQNSIIFEGAVNILKQNGFNVFFNTKVPVNDGGISLGQAYAATFADD from the coding sequence ATGGATAAACAAGGTAAGGATTTAACAAAGGTTTATAAGATAAGAATATGGGGAACTGTTCAGGGGGTTGGTTTTAGGCCGTTTGTTCACCGTATGGCTAAAGAGCATAATCTGGGCGGTTTTGTCTCAAATGATGGAGCAAGTGTACTTATTGTTGTCAGGGCAGAAGAAAAACAGCTAATAGATTTTGTTGAAGGTATAAGGGTTAAGAAGCCGCAATCTTCAGACATTGTAAGTTTAGATGTGACTGAAATGATTTGCGGCTGTGTTGATTTAGCCTCTTGTAGTGAAATAAAAGAGGATGAATGCCTCCGAGATATTGATTTTAATCATTTTAAAATCGACTTGAGTTCTGATAATCCAGATAGCCAGGTATTTATCACACCGGATCTGGCAATGTGTGACAACTGTCTAAAAGACTTGTATGAAGTCGGTAACCTAAGATATTTACATCCGTTTATCAGCTGTATGGAGTGCGGACCGCGCTATAGCATAATGGAGAGTATTCCATATGACAGAGGAAATACTACTATGTCGGACTTTTCCATGTGCAGTTCTTGTTCAAATGAGTATAAAAGCATAAAGGATAGGCGCTATCATGCTCAAACTATTTCTTGCCATCAATGCGGCCCTCAGTTAAAATTTAGAAAAACGGAAAGCCAAGATGACATAACGGGACCTGAAGCCTTCAGATCGGCTCTTGGAATTTTGAGGCAGGGCGGAGTTTTGGCTGTCAAAGGAATTGGTGGATTCCATCTCTGCTGTAGTCCTTTTGATACAGATTCAGTTGAGATGCTCAGGGAACTTAAAGGGCGGGAAGAAAAACCCTTTGCTGTTATGTTCGATGATGTTGAACAGGTTGAGAAATACTGTATTGTTACTGATGAAGAGAAGAAACAACTTTTATCTAGGGAAAGACCTATAGTACTGCTTAGAAGAAGAGAATCGGATATATCGAAAGCTGTTTTCAAATCCAGCAGATTTCTTGGCTGTTTCTTGCCATACACACCTCTGCATAAAATGATAATAAATTCATTAGGGCCACTTGTTATGACAAGTGCAAACCTTTCAGGAGAACCAATTATTACTGACAACGATAGGATGATGTCACTAGACAGTGAAAGGTTATCTGGTGTTCTATATAATGAGAGAAGAATATTGACAGGAATAGATGACTCAGTATTAAAAGTAAGTCCTGGAAATGGTATTCAGTTTATAAGAAGGGCAAGAGGTTTTGTTCCCTTACCCGTATATTTAGGCGAAAGGGCCAGAAATTGCAGACCCATACTTGCTTGTGGAAGTGATTTGAAAAACTCTTTCTGCCTTACGCAAAACGGTTATGCTTACTTGAGTCAATACGGCGGCGATCTTGAAGAAGTCGGAAATTACATCGCATATAAGCAAAATATAAACAGGCTTAAAGAGCTTTTGCGCATTAATCCCAAGAAACTGTGCTGCGACCTGCACCCTGGATACCAGTCCTCAAAATTTGCCCGGGAGTATGGTGTTGATGTTTTAGAAGTTCAACACCACTATGCTCACATTTTGTCTGTTATGGCGGAAAATAACTTGTCTCATAATGTTATAGGAGTAGCTTTTGATGGAACGGGTTATGGAACAGACGGTAATATGTGGGGAGGAGAATTCCTTATAGCATCGCCTGTTGGCTTTAAACGGGCAGGCCATTTGATGTATGTTCCTATGCTGGGTGGAGATTCAAGTGTAAAAGAAGCATGGAAAACAGGATATTCATATTTGTACAGTGCAGGTCTGGAGGCACGTATAGATGATGAAAGGTGGCCTGTTATAAAAGCGGCGCTTACTTATAATGTCAATAAGGTAATGTCCTCAAGTATGGGAAGGTTTTTTGATGCTGTGAGCTTTTTGGCCGGTATTAAAGACTATGCAAGCTTTGAGGGTGAATGTGCCATTTTACTGGAAAATCACGCCTCGGATTATATATCATCATACAAGAAGCCTGGTATATTTGGGAAATATAATGCTGAGCAGCCTGATGAGTGGTATAAGCCGTACAATTATGATATCATTGATATGAATGGAACGTTTGTTGGTAATATGAACCGATGTATAAGGCAAATAGTCACCAAAAGTATGGATGGAGTAGAAAAAGCTGTTATAGCATGGAGATTTCACATGACTATAATTGATTATATCTTAAATATGTGTACAAGAATTCGTGAGTTATTTAAAATTAATGATGTAGCATTAAGCGGAGGAGTTTTTCAAAATTCCATAATTTTTGAAGGAGCTGTAAATATTCTCAAGCAAAATGGGTTTAATGTGTTTTTTAATACCAAAGTACCCGTTAATGATGGTGGTATTTCGCTCGGACAGGCCTATGCAGCTACGTTTGCGGATGACTGA
- a CDS encoding HypC/HybG/HupF family hydrogenase formation chaperone — MCVAIPGKVIELNGKIGKVDFNGNIIEVNVSLVDVEVGSYVLVHAGYAVETVKREQAEELSNLFADLEDALNDEP, encoded by the coding sequence ATGTGTGTTGCAATACCAGGAAAAGTAATTGAACTCAATGGTAAAATTGGTAAAGTGGATTTTAACGGTAATATTATAGAGGTAAATGTAAGTCTGGTTGATGTAGAAGTTGGAAGTTATGTTCTTGTACATGCAGGCTATGCGGTTGAGACAGTTAAAAGAGAGCAGGCAGAAGAACTGTCCAACCTTTTTGCAGACCTGGAGGATGCCCTAAATGATGAACCTTGA
- the hypD gene encoding hydrogenase formation protein HypD yields the protein MMNLEDIKRLLIEYSGPEIKLMEVCGTHTGSIVKNGIRSILSANIKLVSGPGCPVCVTPAKYIDSAVDFAGRKNYTVLSFGDLLRVPGSKLSLSEAKALGGSVDIIYSPEEVIKKALDNPGYNYVLAAVGFETTIPAYALLMDKLVEHSIKNVRLLTSLKTIVPALDWLCTNEPDIDGFIAPGHVATITGTKVYNYLADKYHKPFSVAGFEAEHILISIYDLAIQISKDKAEVHNLYKSVVSAQGNVQAMEIINRYFEPAPAYWRGIGLIDNSGYIVKKEYIDYSMNISMIDDTTPDTTSGCRCGEVIIGRIEPCQCPLFGKVCTPSKPVGPCMVSQEGTCGIHYSEV from the coding sequence ATGATGAACCTTGAAGATATTAAGCGTTTACTAATTGAATATTCGGGGCCGGAGATAAAGCTTATGGAGGTATGTGGTACTCATACCGGCAGTATAGTAAAAAATGGTATACGCTCTATACTATCAGCAAATATCAAACTTGTATCAGGTCCTGGGTGTCCTGTATGCGTAACACCAGCGAAATACATTGATTCAGCAGTTGATTTTGCTGGTAGGAAAAACTATACGGTTTTATCCTTTGGAGATTTGCTTAGAGTTCCAGGTAGCAAATTATCCCTGTCTGAAGCTAAAGCATTGGGTGGAAGTGTTGATATTATCTATTCTCCGGAAGAGGTAATAAAAAAAGCCCTGGATAATCCTGGATATAATTATGTTTTAGCAGCCGTAGGATTTGAGACAACTATTCCGGCATATGCTCTTTTAATGGATAAGTTGGTTGAACATTCTATAAAAAATGTCAGGTTATTAACCAGTTTAAAAACTATTGTGCCGGCACTTGACTGGCTGTGCACCAATGAACCGGATATTGACGGGTTTATTGCACCGGGACATGTAGCTACAATTACCGGTACGAAGGTGTATAATTATTTGGCGGATAAATACCACAAACCATTTTCGGTTGCAGGCTTTGAAGCAGAGCATATTCTGATTTCCATATATGACCTTGCAATTCAAATCAGTAAGGATAAGGCAGAGGTACACAATTTATACAAAAGTGTAGTATCGGCTCAAGGAAATGTTCAGGCAATGGAGATTATAAATCGATATTTTGAGCCTGCACCTGCTTATTGGAGAGGTATTGGTTTGATAGATAATTCCGGATACATTGTCAAGAAGGAATATATAGATTATAGTATGAATATTTCTATGATTGATGATACAACACCAGATACGACGTCAGGCTGTAGATGTGGTGAAGTTATTATCGGAAGAATTGAACCTTGTCAGTGTCCGTTGTTTGGAAAGGTGTGTACACCATCAAAACCTGTTGGGCCATGTATGGTTTCGCAGGAAGGAACTTGCGGTATTCATTATTCTGAAGTATAG
- the hypE gene encoding hydrogenase expression/formation protein HypE, with the protein MEENQRITMAHGSGGSATRKLVQDLFYTYFKNDALNKMEDAAVLDVPAGKIAYTTDSFVVTPIIFPGGDIGKLSVCGTLNDLVVMGAVPKYLTAGFIIEEGLEMNVLEEVVKSMALTAKEAGVGIVAGDTKVIEGHGGIYINTSGIGFINQKPLHTSNVKPGDAVIVSGALGNHHACILSHRMNIKNTIISDCAYLGDMVQNLIKEGIEIKTMRDVTRGGLATVLNEIADGSDTTIDLLEENIPVDIEVKSFCGILGLDPLYMGNEGKLVCFVAEKDAQRALGIIRNSKFGEKASITATVSKRENAPVTVKTRIGGRRILNVLQGEGLPRIC; encoded by the coding sequence ATGGAAGAAAATCAAAGAATTACAATGGCGCATGGAAGCGGTGGAAGTGCAACAAGGAAACTTGTACAAGACTTGTTTTATACTTATTTTAAAAACGATGCTTTAAATAAAATGGAAGATGCTGCTGTACTTGATGTTCCAGCAGGAAAAATTGCATATACAACTGATTCGTTTGTTGTAACACCGATTATTTTTCCAGGTGGTGATATTGGCAAATTGTCAGTTTGCGGTACATTAAATGATCTTGTGGTTATGGGAGCAGTTCCTAAATATCTTACAGCTGGTTTTATTATTGAAGAAGGACTGGAAATGAATGTGCTGGAGGAAGTAGTAAAATCAATGGCGCTAACCGCAAAGGAAGCAGGTGTTGGAATTGTAGCCGGAGATACAAAGGTAATTGAAGGACACGGCGGGATTTATATAAATACCTCGGGTATAGGCTTTATTAATCAAAAGCCATTGCATACGTCAAATGTGAAACCTGGGGATGCAGTAATAGTAAGTGGTGCTTTGGGCAACCACCATGCCTGTATTCTATCGCATCGAATGAACATTAAAAATACGATTATAAGTGATTGTGCTTATCTTGGTGACATGGTTCAAAACCTTATAAAAGAAGGAATAGAGATAAAGACCATGAGGGATGTCACGAGGGGAGGTCTCGCTACTGTTTTGAATGAAATTGCTGATGGTTCTGATACTACTATAGATTTGCTGGAAGAAAATATACCTGTAGACATTGAAGTTAAGAGCTTTTGTGGCATACTTGGGCTTGACCCTCTCTATATGGGTAATGAGGGTAAACTGGTTTGCTTTGTTGCTGAAAAAGATGCACAAAGGGCATTGGGGATAATACGAAACAGCAAATTTGGAGAAAAGGCTTCAATTACTGCAACAGTTTCAAAACGGGAAAATGCTCCTGTAACAGTAAAGACCAGAATCGGTGGCAGAAGAATATTGAATGTGCTTCAAGGAGAAGGCCTTCCTAGGATATGCTAG
- a CDS encoding AraC family transcriptional regulator: protein MGWIEGISEAIDYIEENITEELTIDNIAKQAHVSTFYFQKGFAMLCGFTVGEYIRQRRLTLAASELVFTDNKIIDIALKYGYDSPDSFTKAFTRFHGVTPTAVRKDGAMIKSYASLKIKFSLEGGYIMDYKIIEKEAFTVMGVSRMYKYDSGSSEIPQFWEEHFQSGKGEIVCGMYGVCIDESMGSDEFEYLIADDYIASTEVPEGFVTKVIPKHTWAIFACKGPMPKALHDVNQKIFSEWLPNCKDYEIAAGYNIEMYTNTADYPKGNQDENYYSEIWIPVRKK, encoded by the coding sequence ATGGGATGGATTGAAGGTATTAGTGAAGCTATCGACTATATTGAAGAGAATATCACCGAAGAGCTTACAATAGACAATATTGCAAAGCAGGCACACGTGTCTACGTTCTATTTTCAAAAAGGATTTGCAATGCTTTGTGGTTTTACAGTAGGAGAGTATATCAGACAGCGTAGGCTTACTCTTGCTGCCAGTGAGCTTGTTTTCACCGATAATAAAATTATTGATATTGCTTTGAAATATGGCTATGACTCACCAGATAGTTTCACAAAAGCTTTTACTCGTTTCCATGGCGTCACACCTACTGCTGTTCGAAAAGATGGAGCAATGATTAAGTCATATGCTTCACTTAAAATCAAATTTTCATTGGAAGGTGGTTATATTATGGATTACAAAATTATTGAAAAGGAAGCATTTACAGTCATGGGAGTATCGAGGATGTACAAATATGACAGTGGATCTTCAGAAATTCCGCAGTTCTGGGAAGAGCACTTTCAATCAGGAAAAGGTGAAATAGTATGTGGAATGTACGGGGTATGTATAGATGAAAGCATGGGGTCAGATGAATTTGAATATTTGATTGCCGATGATTATATTGCTTCCACAGAAGTTCCTGAAGGTTTTGTAACAAAGGTTATTCCGAAACATACTTGGGCTATTTTTGCGTGCAAGGGTCCAATGCCAAAAGCTCTGCATGATGTGAATCAAAAAATCTTCTCAGAATGGCTGCCCAACTGTAAAGATTACGAAATTGCAGCTGGTTATAATATTGAAATGTACACCAATACAGCCGATTATCCAAAAGGCAATCAGGATGAAAACTATTACAGTGAAATTTGGATTCCTGTCAGGAAAAAATAA